The DNA window GCGAAGGTAAGGACTCTCAACCCCCGCCCTCACGAAGAACGTGAGCGTTCCCGTGTCCTGGCAGACGGGGATTGAGCCATCCCTCCCAATTTTCACCGCCTTCAGAATGTTTGCGAGGTTGAAGCGCGCTATCTCGCTCTTCTCAAACCCGTAGGCCTTTCTGAGAGCCAAAACAACGTCGTCAGGAATCCTCGTAACGGCCAGTCTTATCGCCTCGACGATGGCATCGACAAGCAATTGGCACTCACCTGTCTAAAGGTTGGGGTTTTGATTAAAAAGTTTGACGTGGGAATTTAAAAGCCATCTCCACAGCGGGACGGCCTTAACCGTTAGGTTGTCCCGCCTTATTTCCCCCGAGTAGTCCCACGTCACCAGCGTCCCCCTCTTCACACCAAACAGTTCCATAACCCTGAAAAGGTTCTCCACCTCCCTTGAAGCTACTTCATCCTCACTTGAGGCATACGTAACCTGTATGAGTTCGGTCTCTCCTTTATCCCTCACGACAAAGTCCACCTCGCCTTTGGTGTCCCGATAATGGTAGAGTTCAACACTGGGTCTCTTGTAATATTTGAACCGCAGGAGTTCAATGAAAACTGCGTTCTCCATGAGTCTGCCGATGTTTTCCGAAACCTTTGGTAGGACAGCGTTGAGCATTCCAGTGTCAACTGCGTAGACCTTCTTATCGCTCCTCACAACTTCTTTGGGCTTGAAGGAGAACTTGGGAAGCTCAAAAATCAGGTAGGCCGACTGCAGGTACTCAACGTAGTTCTTGACCGTCTCGACGTTCCCTATCCCGAGGGCGTTTTTTGTCTTGCGATATGTAAATCGTCCGGCGAAGTTCGAGAAGAGGTAAAAGGCGACCTCCTTCAGCTCACGGACGTTTCTAAGGCCGTAGCGAACTATGACGTCCCTCGTGATGATATCGTTGTAGAGATTTATGAGGTACTCCCTGCCGAAGCGCAGGGCCTCCGGGAAGCCACCGCGTTCGATATATTCAAGCAAAGCCCTCTTTATCTGCGCCTCGTCCTTTGTCGTCCTAACCTCCGGCTCAACTCCACTGTAGGTCAGAAACTCCCTGAATGAGAAGGGCAGAAGGGCGTAGCTCAGATACCTCCCGGTCAAATAAGTAGAAAACTCCCTCGAAAGCAGGCGGGCGTTGCTTCCGGTAACGACTGTAGGATAGCTCTCCCTTAAAGCTGAGACCATTCTCTCCCAGCCCTCGACCTCCTGAACCTCATCGAGGACTATGTAATCGAAGTCTCCAAAAAGCTCGTAGCCTGCCTGAACGAGTTTTTTGTAGTCCCCAATCGAAAAGCCCGCCATCGCGGGGTCTTCAAAGTTGATGTAGAGTACCTTTCCAGGGAGGGTCGCCGAGAGAACGGATTTTCCGGAGCGCCTCGGCCCCGTTATTATGTGGGCCGTTGGGCTGAAGTTTTCCAGAATCTTTCCCCTCAGCTCCCGCTCGACGATGTTCTCCCTTTCGAGCTTCTCGCTCAGGGTCTCCCACTGGTCGGCCAAAACCCTCTTGAGTTCTTCAACGTTCATGGGCTAAACTGATACGAACTTCCTATAAAGTTTACCATTATAGCGGTAAACTTTCTATCAAAATTGTACCACCATACTGGTAAACTTTTCCTGTGAACTTTACCGGTATGCTGGTAAAGATTTGCGAGAACCCAATGATGAACTAAAGGAAAGAAGGGCATCAGCCCTTTAGAGCCTCGACTATCTGCTCCGCGACCTGGACTCCAGCGCGCATCTGGGCCTCGACGGTAGAGGCACCGATGTGCGGGGTCAGAACCACGTTGTCGAGCTTGGTGAGCGGGTGGTCGGCCGGGAGCGGCTCCTCCTCGAAGACGTCCAGGCCGGCACCGGCGATCCAGCCTTCCTGGAGGGCCTTAACGAGGGCGTTTGTGTCGACAACCGCTCCCCTCGCCGCGTTTATGAGTATCGCCGTCGGCTTCATGAGCTTGAGGCGCTCCTCATTTATGAGGTGGTATGTTTGCTCTATTAACGGAACGTGGAGCGTGACGACGTCGCTCTCCTTCAGAAGGGTTTCGAGGTCAAC is part of the Thermococcus sp. 21S7 genome and encodes:
- a CDS encoding ATP-binding protein codes for the protein MNVEELKRVLADQWETLSEKLERENIVERELRGKILENFSPTAHIITGPRRSGKSVLSATLPGKVLYINFEDPAMAGFSIGDYKKLVQAGYELFGDFDYIVLDEVQEVEGWERMVSALRESYPTVVTGSNARLLSREFSTYLTGRYLSYALLPFSFREFLTYSGVEPEVRTTKDEAQIKRALLEYIERGGFPEALRFGREYLINLYNDIITRDVIVRYGLRNVRELKEVAFYLFSNFAGRFTYRKTKNALGIGNVETVKNYVEYLQSAYLIFELPKFSFKPKEVVRSDKKVYAVDTGMLNAVLPKVSENIGRLMENAVFIELLRFKYYKRPSVELYHYRDTKGEVDFVVRDKGETELIQVTYASSEDEVASREVENLFRVMELFGVKRGTLVTWDYSGEIRRDNLTVKAVPLWRWLLNSHVKLFNQNPNL